One genomic segment of Elgaria multicarinata webbii isolate HBS135686 ecotype San Diego chromosome 21, rElgMul1.1.pri, whole genome shotgun sequence includes these proteins:
- the PEX11B gene encoding peroxisomal membrane protein 11B, with translation MDSWVRFSAQSQAKERVFRAAQYACTLLGYTLQKNGASPAFLARIKQLEAHMSLGRKLFRLGNSADALEAAKRAIHLSDMVLRFCVTVSHLNRAMYFACDNILWAGKSGLVPHMDQEKWSQRSFRYYLFALIMNLSRDAYEIRLLMEREADGKHPQSGGRGDEGSVAREDGRLQHLAVRLKLQLRLLGHVLRNNPPLLLDVVKNACDLFIPLDKLGLYKTSSGFVGLCGLTSSVLSILAIVHPWLKLKP, from the exons GGCTGCCCAGTACGCCTGCACTCTCCTAGGCTACACGCTGCAGAAGAATGGGGCCAGCCCCGCTTTCCTCGCTCGGATCAAGCAGCTGGAGGCTCACATGAGTTTGGGGCGCAAAT TGTTCCGGTTGGGGAACTCTGCAGATGCCCTGGAGGCCGCCAAGCGGGCCATCCACCTGTCGGACATGGTCCTCCGCTTCTGCGTCACCGTGAGCCATCTCAACAGAGCCATGTACTTTGCCTGCGACAATATCCTGTGGGCAGGGAAGTCGGGCCTCGTCCCACACATGGACCAGGAGAAATGGAGCCAGCGGTCGTTCAG gTATTATCTCTTTGCACTGATCATGAACCTGAGCCGGGATGCCTATGAAATCCGGCTGCTGATGGAGCGTGAGGCGGACGGGAAGCACCCCCAAAGTGGGGGCAGAGGCGATGAGGGCTCCGTGGCGAGGGAGGACGGCCGGCTCCAGCATCTGGCGGTCAGGCTGAAGCTGCAGCTCCGGCTCCTGGGCCACGTGCTGCGGAACAACCCCCCGCTGCTCCTGGACGTGGTGAAGAACGCCTGCGACCTTTTCATCCCCTTGGACAAGCTGGGCCTGTACAAGACCAGCTCGGGCTTTGTGGGGCTCTGCGGCTTGACGTCTTCCGTCCTGTCGATCCTCGCCATCGTCCACCCGTGGCTGAAGCTGAAGCCTTGA